The following coding sequences lie in one Oceanicola sp. 502str15 genomic window:
- the serS gene encoding serine--tRNA ligase: protein MHDIRTIRDNPAGFDAAMARRGISSASAPILALDEARRAAITAAEAAQAERNAASKQVGAAKAAGDEAEFERLRALVAEKKDEIARLEEESKARDTELRDLLMGLPNIMQDDIPDGADEADNVEIHRWGTPRDFAFKPLEHYELPGAREAMDFETAAKLAGSRFVLMSGGIARIHRALAQFMIDLHINKHGLTEVNGPVLVREEMMYGTNQLPKFGEDSYQTREGWWLIPTSEVTLTNIVNDCIVNENYLPRRYTAHSLCFRSEAGSAGRDTAGMLRQHQFEKVEMVSIVHPEASAEEHERMTKCAEAVLEALELPYRTVVLCTGDTGFGARRTHDIEVWLPGQNAYREISSVSNCGAFQARRMNARFRPEAGGKPEFLHTLNGSGLAVGRALIAVLENGQQEDGSVVLPEALHAYTGGLTTLTPAGTLA from the coding sequence ATGCACGATATCCGCACCATCCGCGACAATCCCGCCGGCTTCGATGCCGCCATGGCGCGGCGCGGGATCTCTTCGGCCTCCGCCCCCATCCTCGCGCTCGACGAGGCCCGCCGCGCCGCCATCACCGCCGCCGAGGCCGCCCAGGCCGAGCGCAACGCCGCCTCCAAGCAGGTCGGCGCCGCAAAGGCCGCCGGGGATGAGGCCGAGTTCGAGCGCCTGCGCGCCCTTGTCGCTGAAAAGAAAGACGAAATCGCCCGCCTCGAAGAGGAGTCCAAGGCCAGGGACACCGAGCTGCGCGACCTCCTGATGGGCCTGCCCAACATCATGCAGGACGACATTCCCGATGGCGCCGACGAGGCCGATAACGTCGAGATCCACCGCTGGGGCACCCCGCGCGACTTCGCCTTCAAACCGCTCGAGCATTACGAGCTGCCCGGCGCCAGGGAGGCGATGGATTTCGAGACCGCCGCCAAGCTCGCCGGCTCGCGTTTCGTGCTGATGTCGGGCGGAATCGCCCGCATCCACCGGGCGCTCGCCCAGTTCATGATTGATTTGCACATCAACAAGCACGGTCTGACCGAGGTGAACGGCCCGGTGCTGGTGCGCGAAGAGATGATGTATGGCACCAACCAGCTGCCCAAGTTCGGCGAAGACAGCTACCAGACCCGCGAAGGCTGGTGGCTCATCCCGACCTCCGAAGTGACGCTGACCAACATCGTAAACGACTGTATCGTCAACGAAAATTACCTGCCCCGCCGCTACACCGCCCATTCGCTCTGCTTCCGGTCCGAGGCCGGCAGCGCGGGCCGCGACACCGCCGGGATGCTGCGTCAGCACCAGTTCGAAAAAGTCGAGATGGTCTCCATCGTCCACCCCGAGGCCTCCGCCGAGGAGCACGAGCGCATGACCAAATGCGCCGAGGCCGTGCTGGAAGCCCTTGAATTGCCTTACAGAACCGTCGTGCTCTGCACCGGCGACACCGGCTTTGGCGCGCGCCGCACCCATGACATCGAGGTCTGGCTGCCCGGCCAGAACGCCTATCGCGAGATCTCCTCGGTCTCCAACTGCGGCGCCTTCCAGGCCCGCCGGATGAACGCCCGCTTCCGCCCCGAGGCCGGCGGCAAGCCGGAATTTCTCCATACCCTCAATGGCTCGGGCCTCGCCGTCGGCCGTGCGCTCATCGCCGTTCTGGAGAACGGCCAGCAGGAAGACGGCTCCGTTGTCCTGCCCGAGGCGCTCCACGCCTACACCGGCGGGCTGACCACGCTGACCCCCGCAGGCACCCTCGCCTGA
- a CDS encoding BolA family protein, with protein sequence MAIDATDIENLIREAFPDAQVSVQGDDGQHFAAEVVDESFRGKNRVQQQRAVYAALKGKMDGPAGELHALALTTRAP encoded by the coding sequence ATGGCCATTGACGCAACCGACATCGAAAACCTCATCCGCGAGGCCTTCCCCGACGCGCAGGTCAGCGTGCAGGGCGACGATGGCCAGCACTTCGCCGCCGAGGTGGTCGACGAGAGCTTTCGCGGCAAAAATCGCGTGCAACAACAACGCGCTGTCTATGCGGCCTTGAAGGGCAAGATGGACGGTCCCGCGGGTGAGCTCCACGCTCTGGCGCTCACCACACGGGCGCCCTAG
- the grxD gene encoding Grx4 family monothiol glutaredoxin, producing the protein MTAQDQIAETVKANDVVLYMKGTKEMPQCGFSSRVAGVLNFMGVDFTDVNVLANDEIRQGIKDFSDWPTIPQLYVKGEFVGGCDIITEMTLSGELDTLFEQNGVGFDKDAANKIREANG; encoded by the coding sequence ATGACCGCCCAAGACCAGATCGCCGAAACCGTCAAAGCAAATGATGTGGTGCTCTACATGAAAGGCACCAAGGAAATGCCCCAATGCGGCTTCTCCTCCCGAGTAGCCGGCGTCCTCAACTTCATGGGGGTCGACTTCACCGACGTGAACGTCCTCGCCAACGATGAAATCCGTCAGGGAATCAAGGACTTCTCCGACTGGCCGACGATCCCGCAGCTCTACGTGAAGGGTGAATTCGTGGGCGGATGCGATATCATCACCGAGATGACCCTGTCGGGCGAACTCGACACCTTGTTCGAGCAGAACGGCGTGGGTTTCGACAAGGACGCTGCCAACAAGATCCGCGAAGCAAACGGCTGA
- a CDS encoding squalene/phytoene synthase family protein: MTLQACADLVARGGREGFAAIMAAPVEARRILFPVQAFALEVARAPWASEEPMIAQMRLQFWRDVLEEAEAGKARAHEVAAPLAEAVAEGVPVAPLMACVDAREWDVGREPFADEPAFWDYLDATGGGLVWASAAALGAGAEAEAGLRGWGRGAALARYFQAVPELEGRGRMPLVDGRPEAVKRLADEGLAAMTSGSVCRGELGTAASSPMLLGAMAPVLLRKVQNAPGRVAAGALEMSEFRKRFRLMRMAATPAWRM; this comes from the coding sequence ATGACCCTTCAGGCCTGTGCAGATCTGGTCGCCCGTGGCGGGCGTGAAGGCTTTGCCGCGATCATGGCCGCGCCGGTGGAGGCGCGGAGAATCCTCTTTCCCGTTCAGGCGTTTGCGCTGGAAGTGGCCCGTGCGCCATGGGCCAGCGAAGAGCCGATGATTGCGCAGATGCGGCTTCAGTTCTGGCGCGACGTGCTGGAGGAGGCCGAGGCCGGAAAGGCGCGGGCGCATGAGGTGGCCGCCCCGCTGGCCGAGGCGGTTGCGGAGGGCGTGCCCGTGGCGCCGCTGATGGCCTGCGTCGATGCGCGGGAGTGGGACGTGGGGCGGGAGCCTTTTGCCGACGAGCCGGCATTCTGGGACTACCTCGATGCGACCGGCGGCGGGCTTGTCTGGGCCTCTGCGGCCGCGCTCGGGGCCGGGGCGGAGGCCGAAGCGGGGTTGCGCGGCTGGGGCCGTGGTGCGGCCCTCGCGCGGTATTTTCAGGCGGTGCCAGAGCTGGAAGGCCGTGGCCGGATGCCGCTGGTGGACGGAAGGCCCGAGGCGGTGAAAAGGCTTGCAGATGAGGGGCTTGCGGCGATGACTTCAGGTTCCGTGTGCCGAGGAGAGCTCGGCACCGCGGCCTCTTCGCCGATGCTCCTGGGGGCGATGGCGCCGGTGCTGCTTCGGAAAGTGCAAAACGCCCCCGGCCGGGTGGCCGCGGGGGCGCTGGAGATGAGCGAGTTCCGCAAGCGGTTCCGGCTGATGCGGATGGCCGCGACACCGGCCTGGCGGATGTAG
- a CDS encoding trans-aconitate 2-methyltransferase: MSAFLELFSSVPRQGPGLAKDVAWAVAQAGAEVASRVCDAGCGTGSDTEALLAAMPEAQVMACDKDATFLEAAQTRLNGPPRVRVGPGDLAALNDLPEAPFDFIWCAGAIYFLGTVKGLRDFRKALKAGGAVAFSAPVYFKSGASAGARAFWMDVPVPTQGELRAEVAEAGYELIADRPLSNAAWSALYTPLKAEIARRRGEGASEEMEGVMAAMEQEMALWSRVKLETGYQLVVARAK, encoded by the coding sequence ATGAGCGCGTTTCTGGAGCTGTTTTCATCGGTGCCACGGCAGGGTCCGGGGCTGGCAAAGGACGTGGCCTGGGCGGTGGCGCAGGCCGGGGCAGAGGTCGCGAGCCGGGTTTGCGATGCGGGCTGCGGCACGGGCAGCGACACCGAGGCGCTGCTGGCGGCAATGCCGGAGGCGCAGGTGATGGCCTGCGACAAGGACGCGACCTTTCTGGAAGCCGCGCAGACCCGGCTGAACGGGCCGCCACGGGTGCGCGTGGGGCCGGGCGACCTTGCCGCGCTCAACGATCTGCCCGAAGCGCCGTTTGATTTTATCTGGTGCGCAGGCGCGATCTATTTTTTGGGCACGGTCAAGGGCTTGCGCGACTTTCGCAAGGCATTGAAAGCGGGCGGAGCGGTGGCGTTTTCGGCGCCGGTCTACTTCAAGTCCGGGGCCTCGGCCGGGGCGCGGGCGTTCTGGATGGACGTGCCGGTGCCCACGCAGGGTGAGCTGCGCGCCGAGGTGGCAGAGGCCGGGTACGAGCTGATCGCGGATCGCCCGCTGAGCAATGCCGCATGGTCCGCGCTCTACACGCCGTTGAAGGCCGAGATCGCGCGGCGGCGGGGCGAAGGAGCCTCGGAAGAGATGGAGGGCGTGATGGCCGCGATGGAGCAGGAAATGGCACTGTGGAGCCGGGTGAAGCTGGAGACCGGCTATCAACTGGTCGTGGCGCGCGCGAAATGA
- the cimA gene encoding citramalate synthase yields MTERLYLYDTTLRDGQQTQGVQFSLDEKQEIAALLDGLGIDHIEGGWPGANPTDSAFFEAKPKLRATFTAFGMTKRAGRSAENDEVLAGVLNAGTPSVCLVGKTHDFHVTDALEITLDENVENIRASVAHLVAQGREALFDAEHFFDGYKANPAYALTCLKAALDAGARWVVLCDTNGGTLPAEVYDIVKAVIEAGIPGDHLGIHTHNDTGNAVAGSLAAVDAGARQIQGTLNGLGERCGNASLTTLIPILLLKEPYRSLYTTGVSAEGLGRMVLISRKLDDILNRVPMRAAPFVGASAFAHKAGLHASAILKNPTTYEHIDPALVGNERVIPMSNQAGTSNLKRRLGEAGLEAEKDQLAAILTTIKERESQGFSYDTAQASFEILARRELGLLPDYFDVERYRVISERRRNAKGQIVVESEAVVAVNLPGHGLTTNYFKNEHPEEMQDAGPVHALWNALIADLGPYAGRLEGMRLVDFKVRITNGGTEAVTRVIIDSEDRDGRRWSTVGVSANIVDASFGALIDAVTWKLVQTGEVLRRVGE; encoded by the coding sequence ATGACCGAACGCCTCTACCTCTACGACACCACCCTGCGCGACGGGCAGCAGACACAGGGCGTGCAGTTCTCGCTCGACGAGAAACAGGAGATCGCGGCGCTGCTCGACGGGCTGGGGATCGACCATATCGAGGGTGGCTGGCCGGGGGCGAACCCGACGGACTCCGCGTTTTTCGAGGCCAAGCCGAAGCTCAGGGCCACCTTTACCGCATTCGGCATGACCAAGCGGGCCGGGCGGAGCGCGGAGAATGACGAGGTTCTGGCGGGCGTGCTCAATGCGGGCACGCCTTCGGTCTGCCTTGTGGGCAAGACCCATGATTTCCACGTGACCGACGCGCTGGAGATCACGCTGGACGAAAACGTGGAGAACATCCGCGCTTCGGTGGCGCATCTCGTGGCGCAGGGGCGCGAGGCGCTGTTTGACGCCGAGCATTTCTTCGATGGGTACAAGGCCAACCCGGCTTATGCGCTGACCTGCCTGAAAGCTGCACTCGACGCGGGCGCCCGCTGGGTTGTGCTGTGTGACACCAACGGCGGCACGTTACCGGCAGAAGTTTACGATATCGTAAAGGCCGTGATCGAAGCAGGCATTCCGGGCGACCATCTGGGCATCCACACCCATAACGACACCGGCAATGCGGTGGCGGGGAGCCTTGCGGCGGTGGACGCGGGCGCGCGGCAGATCCAGGGCACGTTGAACGGGCTGGGCGAGCGCTGCGGCAATGCCAGCCTGACCACGCTCATCCCGATCCTGCTGCTCAAGGAGCCCTATCGCAGCCTTTACACCACCGGCGTGAGCGCCGAGGGGCTGGGGCGGATGGTGCTGATTTCGCGCAAGCTCGATGACATCCTCAACCGCGTGCCGATGCGAGCCGCGCCCTTTGTCGGCGCCTCGGCCTTTGCCCACAAGGCGGGGCTGCATGCCTCCGCGATCCTGAAAAACCCGACGACCTACGAGCATATCGACCCGGCGCTGGTGGGCAACGAGCGCGTCATTCCGATGAGCAACCAGGCGGGCACCTCGAACCTGAAGCGGCGGCTGGGAGAGGCCGGGCTGGAAGCGGAGAAGGATCAGCTTGCGGCGATCCTCACCACCATCAAGGAGCGGGAATCGCAGGGCTTTTCCTACGACACAGCGCAGGCCAGCTTCGAGATTCTGGCCCGCCGCGAACTGGGACTGCTGCCCGATTACTTCGATGTCGAGCGCTACCGGGTGATCTCGGAGCGCCGCCGCAATGCCAAGGGGCAGATAGTGGTGGAAAGCGAGGCGGTGGTTGCGGTGAACCTGCCGGGCCACGGGCTGACGACCAACTACTTCAAGAACGAGCACCCCGAGGAGATGCAGGACGCGGGCCCCGTGCACGCGCTCTGGAACGCGCTGATCGCCGATCTGGGGCCCTATGCGGGGCGGCTGGAGGGGATGCGGCTGGTGGACTTCAAGGTGCGGATCACCAATGGCGGCACCGAGGCGGTGACGCGGGTGATCATCGACAGCGAAGACCGCGACGGGCGGCGCTGGAGCACGGTGGGGGTAAGCGCCAACATCGTTGATGCCAGTTTCGGCGCGCTGATCGACGCGGTGACGTGGAAATTGGTGCAGACCGGCGAGGTGCTGCGTAGAGTGGGTGAATGA
- the cysS gene encoding cysteine--tRNA ligase, giving the protein MDIHLHNTKTRKKELLEPVTPGRVGMYVCGPTVYDRAHIGNARPVIVFDVLFRLLRHVYGADAVRYVRNFTDVDDKIIARAEESGREIGEITAETTEWYLQDMAAVGALEPTEMPRATEWIGAMVAMIEGLISGGHAYEAEGHVLFRVRSYEAYGALSGRSVDDMIAGARVEVAPYKEDPMDFVLWKPAKAGEPGWDSPWGKGRPGWHIECSAMADALLGKSFDIHGGGNDLMFPHHENEIAQSKCAHPEGEFARIWMHNEMLQVEGKKMSKSLGNFFTVRDLLDQGVPGEVIRFVFLGTHYRKPMDWTEKKRGEAFETLRYWMDLTWNLEPTHESEFEPEQILLEALASDLNTHLALSYLRALHRQPQKLLDNARFLGFLSDESRSERRDLEAAIPHGFGAGPNAELSKLAMALDMLRNAAKLSGDYSEVDALKALLVAAGVQVRMSEAGVDLQPGPDFDATKLEALK; this is encoded by the coding sequence ATGGACATTCATCTGCACAATACGAAGACCCGGAAGAAAGAGCTTCTGGAGCCGGTCACGCCGGGACGGGTGGGCATGTATGTCTGCGGGCCGACGGTGTATGACCGGGCGCATATCGGCAATGCGCGCCCCGTCATCGTGTTTGACGTGCTGTTCCGGCTGCTGCGCCATGTCTACGGCGCGGATGCGGTGCGCTATGTGCGCAATTTTACCGATGTGGATGACAAGATCATCGCGCGGGCGGAGGAGTCCGGTCGCGAGATCGGGGAAATCACCGCGGAAACGACGGAGTGGTACTTGCAGGACATGGCCGCCGTGGGCGCGCTGGAGCCCACCGAGATGCCGCGCGCGACCGAGTGGATCGGGGCGATGGTGGCGATGATCGAGGGGCTGATTTCGGGCGGCCATGCCTATGAGGCGGAGGGGCATGTGCTGTTCCGGGTGCGCTCTTACGAGGCCTACGGGGCGCTTTCGGGCCGCTCGGTGGACGACATGATCGCAGGGGCGCGAGTCGAGGTGGCGCCCTACAAGGAAGACCCGATGGATTTTGTGCTCTGGAAGCCCGCGAAGGCGGGGGAGCCGGGGTGGGACTCGCCTTGGGGCAAGGGGCGTCCGGGCTGGCATATCGAGTGCTCGGCCATGGCGGATGCGCTGCTGGGCAAGTCGTTCGATATTCATGGCGGCGGGAATGACCTGATGTTTCCGCATCATGAGAACGAAATTGCGCAGAGCAAATGCGCTCATCCCGAGGGGGAGTTTGCCCGGATATGGATGCACAACGAGATGCTTCAGGTCGAGGGCAAGAAGATGTCCAAGAGCTTGGGCAACTTTTTCACCGTGCGGGATTTGCTGGACCAGGGGGTGCCGGGGGAGGTGATCCGGTTTGTGTTTCTGGGGACGCATTACCGAAAGCCGATGGATTGGACGGAAAAGAAGCGGGGCGAGGCTTTCGAGACACTTCGTTATTGGATGGACCTTACTTGGAATTTGGAGCCGACACATGAGTCTGAGTTCGAGCCTGAACAGATCTTATTGGAAGCCCTTGCATCGGATTTGAATACCCACCTCGCACTTAGTTATCTGCGTGCTTTGCATCGACAACCCCAGAAACTTTTAGATAATGCCCGGTTTTTGGGCTTTTTGTCGGATGAAAGTCGGAGCGAGCGCAGAGATTTGGAGGCGGCAATTCCTCACGGTTTTGGGGCTGGCCCTAACGCAGAACTGAGCAAACTGGCTATGGCTCTCGATATGTTGCGAAACGCTGCCAAATTATCGGGGGACTACTCAGAGGTCGATGCTCTTAAGGCCTTACTTGTGGCAGCGGGGGTGCAAGTCCGGATGTCTGAAGCTGGTGTCGATCTTCAACCCGGGCCCGACTTCGACGCCACCAAGTTGGAGGCCTTGAAATGA
- a CDS encoding isocitrate lyase/phosphoenolpyruvate mutase family protein: MDKFETFRALHVPGKPFILANVWDVGSARMLAGMGAKALATSSAALAFVQGSADLGVISRDDALAHAEEIAAATDLPVQGDFENGFGDDPDVVAETVRLAAEVGLAGICVEDLSYPACTPYPAELATERTKAGAAAARALRRDFVFVARADGVMHGLYDMQEALARVAAFDAAGADALYVPLPPTMDDLARICAATRKPVNALAAGAFTASSLGDFAAAGVARVSLGSSLARVTHRAIFDAAQAMLGQGDFTPLAQSISGGEVEALIAKGAASA; the protein is encoded by the coding sequence ATGGACAAGTTCGAAACATTCCGCGCCCTGCACGTGCCGGGCAAGCCTTTCATTCTAGCCAATGTCTGGGATGTCGGCTCGGCCCGGATGCTCGCCGGGATGGGCGCCAAGGCGCTGGCAACGTCCTCCGCCGCCCTCGCCTTCGTGCAGGGCAGCGCCGACCTTGGCGTCATCAGCCGCGACGATGCGCTGGCCCATGCCGAAGAGATCGCGGCGGCCACCGATCTGCCGGTGCAGGGCGATTTCGAGAACGGCTTTGGCGATGATCCCGATGTGGTGGCCGAAACCGTGCGCCTCGCCGCCGAGGTCGGGCTGGCGGGCATCTGCGTCGAAGATCTCTCCTACCCCGCCTGCACCCCCTATCCCGCCGAGCTGGCCACCGAGCGGACGAAGGCAGGGGCTGCGGCAGCGCGGGCGCTGAGGCGTGATTTTGTCTTCGTGGCAAGGGCCGACGGGGTGATGCACGGGCTCTATGACATGCAAGAGGCGCTGGCCCGCGTCGCCGCTTTCGATGCCGCCGGAGCCGATGCGCTCTACGTGCCCCTGCCCCCCACGATGGACGATCTCGCCCGCATCTGCGCCGCCACGCGCAAGCCGGTCAATGCCCTTGCCGCCGGGGCCTTCACCGCCAGCAGCCTCGGCGATTTCGCCGCCGCCGGCGTGGCCCGCGTCTCGCTCGGCTCTTCGCTGGCGCGGGTGACACACCGCGCGATCTTCGACGCCGCGCAGGCTATGCTGGGGCAAGGCGATTTCACCCCGCTGGCACAGTCGATCTCCGGCGGCGAGGTGGAGGCGCTGATCGCCAAGGGCGCTGCCAGCGCCTGA
- a CDS encoding MmcQ/YjbR family DNA-binding protein produces the protein MDRANVNQICAAFPGAEVSDPWGGGHDAWKVGGKMFACIGAMGQGVSVKTDSIETAQLVIEAGHGEKAPYFHRSWVLLPWGMVEDAEVEERLRSSYALIRAGLTKKAQAALAPFTA, from the coding sequence ATGGACAGAGCCAATGTCAACCAAATCTGCGCCGCCTTTCCCGGGGCCGAGGTCTCCGACCCCTGGGGCGGCGGGCATGATGCCTGGAAGGTCGGGGGCAAGATGTTTGCCTGCATCGGCGCAATGGGCCAAGGCGTGAGCGTGAAGACCGACAGCATCGAGACCGCACAACTGGTGATCGAGGCAGGCCACGGCGAAAAGGCCCCCTACTTCCACCGAAGCTGGGTTCTGCTGCCCTGGGGGATGGTGGAGGATGCCGAGGTCGAGGAGCGCCTGCGCAGCTCCTATGCTCTCATCCGCGCCGGTCTGACCAAGAAGGCCCAGGCCGCGCTGGCCCCCTTCACAGCCTGA
- a CDS encoding YgcG family protein has product MTFQIRVFRPAQLLLAVLALTLLPALARAQSYPDLPSTYVLDDASVLSDAQETAIAEALAKLKAENGVEMAVVTVMSTADYGGFDTIESFVTGLFNEWSLGDEEKGDGILLFLARADREVRVELGSGFGAEYDKESARIIDEVMLPAFREDRYGDGVNDGAMAVITRIATPFATPASASGGESAAADGEKSGGGMTLGIIGAVIAGVVGLVVFGAKRAKANRVCDACGAKGQVTIKNRTVQQATETSNGLGEKTTTCGACGHTKTEPYTIPRKSKPSKTAETGGGKSEGGGASGKW; this is encoded by the coding sequence ATGACATTTCAAATCCGCGTATTTCGCCCCGCCCAATTGCTTCTGGCCGTTCTGGCCCTCACCCTGCTGCCTGCGCTTGCCCGCGCCCAGAGTTATCCCGACCTTCCGTCGACCTATGTGCTCGACGATGCCTCGGTTCTGTCGGACGCGCAGGAAACGGCCATTGCCGAGGCACTGGCCAAACTGAAGGCCGAGAACGGCGTGGAGATGGCAGTGGTCACGGTGATGTCGACCGCGGATTACGGCGGCTTCGACACCATCGAGAGCTTCGTGACCGGGCTCTTCAATGAATGGTCTCTGGGTGACGAGGAAAAGGGCGATGGCATCCTGCTGTTTCTCGCCCGCGCCGACCGCGAGGTGCGTGTCGAGCTGGGCAGCGGCTTTGGCGCCGAATACGACAAGGAGAGCGCGCGTATCATCGACGAGGTGATGCTGCCCGCCTTCCGCGAAGATCGCTATGGCGACGGTGTGAATGACGGCGCGATGGCCGTGATCACCCGCATCGCCACGCCCTTTGCCACCCCGGCCTCCGCCTCGGGTGGCGAGAGCGCGGCGGCGGATGGCGAAAAGTCGGGCGGCGGCATGACCCTCGGCATCATCGGCGCGGTGATTGCCGGGGTGGTCGGCCTTGTCGTGTTCGGGGCCAAGCGCGCCAAGGCCAACCGGGTCTGCGACGCCTGCGGGGCCAAGGGGCAGGTCACGATCAAGAATCGCACCGTGCAGCAGGCCACCGAAACTTCCAACGGTCTGGGCGAGAAAACCACCACCTGCGGCGCCTGCGGCCACACCAAGACAGAGCCCTACACCATCCCCCGCAAGAGCAAGCCTTCCAAGACCGCCGAAACCGGCGGCGGCAAGTCCGAAGGTGGCGGCGCATCGGGCAAGTGGTGA
- a CDS encoding CDP-alcohol phosphatidyltransferase family protein: MLDGVARRLIDPPLNRAGLALAARGWQADHVTLAGLGLGLVAAALIWAGLPGLALVPLLASRLADGLDGAVARATAKTDFGGYLDICADFAFYAAIPLAFVLADPGVHGAAGAFLLASFYINGTTFLGYSVLAERAKMQTTSRGAKTLYFTGGLLEGTETIVFFCALCLLPGLFTPLAWAFGGLCLVTAISRVLLARHTFTGEETQ, translated from the coding sequence ATGCTCGACGGCGTCGCACGAAGGCTGATCGACCCGCCGCTCAACCGCGCCGGTTTGGCGCTGGCGGCGCGCGGCTGGCAGGCCGATCATGTCACGCTGGCCGGGCTGGGGCTCGGGCTGGTGGCGGCTGCGCTGATCTGGGCCGGGTTGCCGGGCCTCGCGCTGGTGCCGCTTCTCGCCTCGCGCCTTGCAGACGGGCTCGATGGCGCTGTGGCCCGCGCCACCGCCAAGACCGACTTTGGCGGCTACCTCGACATCTGCGCCGACTTTGCCTTCTACGCCGCGATCCCGCTGGCCTTCGTTCTGGCCGACCCGGGTGTGCATGGCGCGGCCGGGGCCTTCCTGCTCGCCAGTTTCTACATCAACGGCACCACCTTTCTGGGCTACTCGGTGCTGGCCGAGCGCGCGAAGATGCAGACAACGTCGCGCGGGGCAAAGACCCTCTACTTCACGGGCGGACTGCTGGAGGGCACCGAGACCATCGTGTTCTTCTGCGCCCTCTGCCTGCTGCCGGGGCTCTTCACCCCGCTGGCCTGGGCCTTTGGTGGCCTATGCCTCGTCACCGCCATCAGCCGGGTTCTACTCGCCCGCCACACATTCACCGGGGAGGAAACCCAATGA
- a CDS encoding ABC transporter substrate-binding protein produces the protein MKHTLALPLTLALGLASPALAGPDPESLSTGLTPEAWQEVRAAAEGQTVYWHAWGGSTTTNAFIDWVGTRVKEEYGVTLEHVKLSDTADAVGRVLAEQQAGQNEDGAVDLIWINGPNFAAMKGQNLLFGPFAESLPNWQYVDVENKDVQTDFTVPVEGYEAPWAMAQVVFIHDEARLPEPPRSMAALLEWAKANPGRFTFPQPPDFLGSTFLKQALIDLNGTDEALSEPVDAADDYAASTEALWSFIDALTPNLWRQGRAYPQTGPRQLQLIADGEVDLAISFSPGEASAAIANNELPPTARTYVLDGGTLGNASFVAIPYNSSAKSGAMIVADFLMSPEAQARAQDPEVLGYGTVLAMDKLGADERAAFEALDLGVATLSPEELGKAQPEPHPSWTTRLTEDWIAKHGVKE, from the coding sequence ATGAAACACACCCTCGCACTGCCGCTTACCCTTGCCCTCGGGCTCGCCAGCCCGGCCCTCGCCGGTCCGGACCCCGAGAGCCTGAGCACCGGGCTGACCCCGGAGGCCTGGCAGGAGGTGCGTGCCGCCGCAGAGGGCCAGACCGTCTATTGGCACGCATGGGGCGGCTCGACCACGACCAACGCCTTCATCGACTGGGTCGGAACCCGGGTGAAGGAAGAGTACGGCGTGACCTTGGAGCACGTGAAGCTTTCGGACACCGCAGATGCCGTAGGCCGCGTGCTCGCCGAGCAGCAGGCCGGTCAGAACGAGGACGGCGCGGTCGACCTCATCTGGATCAACGGCCCGAACTTCGCCGCCATGAAGGGCCAGAACCTGCTGTTCGGCCCCTTCGCCGAGAGCCTGCCCAACTGGCAGTATGTCGACGTCGAGAACAAGGACGTGCAGACCGACTTTACCGTGCCGGTCGAGGGCTACGAGGCACCCTGGGCCATGGCGCAGGTGGTCTTCATCCACGACGAGGCCCGCCTGCCCGAACCGCCCCGCTCGATGGCGGCCCTGCTCGAATGGGCCAAGGCCAACCCCGGCCGCTTCACCTTTCCCCAGCCGCCCGACTTCCTCGGCTCGACCTTCCTCAAGCAGGCCTTGATCGACCTAAACGGCACGGATGAGGCCCTCTCGGAGCCGGTCGACGCGGCGGACGATTACGCCGCCAGCACCGAGGCCCTCTGGTCCTTTATCGACGCCCTCACCCCCAACCTCTGGCGCCAGGGCCGGGCCTACCCGCAAACCGGGCCGCGCCAGTTGCAGCTCATCGCCGATGGCGAGGTGGACCTGGCGATTTCCTTCTCCCCGGGCGAGGCCTCGGCCGCCATTGCAAACAACGAGCTGCCCCCCACGGCGCGCACCTATGTGCTCGACGGCGGCACCCTCGGCAACGCCAGCTTCGTCGCGATCCCCTACAACTCCTCCGCCAAGTCGGGCGCGATGATCGTGGCCGATTTCCTGATGTCCCCCGAGGCACAGGCCAGGGCGCAAGACCCCGAGGTGCTTGGCTACGGCACGGTCCTCGCGATGGACAAGCTGGGCGCCGATGAGCGCGCCGCCTTCGAGGCGCTCGACCTAGGGGTTGCCACCCTGTCGCCCGAGGAACTCGGCAAGGCGCAACCCGAGCCGCACCCGTCCTGGACAACCCGGCTGACCGAGGACTGGATCGCAAAGCACGGCGTGAAAGAGTGA